The following is a genomic window from Pedobacter sp. KBS0701.
TAACGAAAATGGTCGCATCATGATCAACGGCTTCAAAATTGACTAAAATATTTTTTCCCTTCCAGTTTTGGGGTATTTCGAAACGCCTGCGGTACCACATGTTAACCTCCTGCTTGCGCTCAATGCCCGAGATCACTGATTCGGGACAATATGGAACAAGTATTTGTTCAGATTTTCCGGCAAATGTAATCGGCATTTTTGGGTTGAATGCATTTAGCTTATCTTTTCCGCCGATATAATCCCATTTACCGTTTAATGACTTCCATTCTCCACGTACCATCTGGGGGCGCGGATAATCAGGAAAAGGATTTTGGGCCGCCATCGCCTCTTTAGTCCATTTGGTGGGTAGCTTTGCAGTCTGGGCGCAAACATTTCCACAATATGCCTGCAATATTACTGAAAGGAATAGGATAGATAAAACTGTTTTTTTCATATTATCCGGAAGATTAAGGTTCTATGGTTCTGGAACACTAATATATCATTTTTAACCTAATAAATCGATTTATCACATACCAAAACTATTTTTGTAGCGCTTATAATTTCATCTGGGAAAGTTTACTCCATCTGGTCCACATCTAGCAATATGCTGAACAGTTTTTATGAACGGGCTGCATAGCGTTACTTCGGCCTCAGGGATATCAGGAAAAAAAGCTTTACAATAGCATATCCTTTTGAGTGAATTTGTCAATTCATTTTTAACTAGGTATAGTGTTTAATAAACCAGGTTAACGCAGGGCTTTTATTAGATTCTTTATAAGCCAATACCACCTCTGTATGAACAGGAATGGCATCAAACTCTACAAAGGATACTTTCAAATGTACATATTGCTTTTTTAACGATAATGGCAAAATAGATACTCCCAGGCCCGCTTCTACCAATTGTAATATGGAGTGTACATTGTTAGCCTCGTGGGTAATGTCTGGACTAAAACCCATTCGTTGGCAAATCTCAATGAGTTTCTGATTATACTGGGGTGCAAAATCTTTATTAAAGAATATAAACGGACTTTTTTTCAAAAAATCTGCAAGTTTTTGCTGGCGATCATTTTTTTGGTCTGTTAAAGGAATAACCACCACAAAGGGATCAAAAAACAAAGATTCTACTTTCAATTTTTCGGATAAAACCGGGGCTCTTAAAATCCCCACATCCAGGCTGCCCTGCTCCAGCGCTTTAATTTGGGTGAGTGTAGGTACTTCGAACAAACTCGTTTTCAGATAAGGAAATTCCTGATGCATTAATTTTAAAATTTCTGCAAGGTGTGATTGGTAAACCGAACTGATATAACCAATCTTTAATTCGCCGCTAACCCCTCCATTAATTTTACGAACTACTTCCTTACTTTCTTCCAGCTTATCAAACATGGCATCAACCTCACTCTTAAAATACTTTCCGGCATTTGTTAATGCAACACGCTTATTATTCCGAACAAACAGCTGTACACCAAGCTCTTCTTCCAGTTGTTTAATCTGCCTGCTTAAAGGCGGTTGCGAGATAAAAAGTTTGGTTGCTGCTTTGGTAAAATGAAGTTCTTCTGCAACAGTTTTAAAATACAACAGGTGTCTGAGTTCCATATTTATAATACTTAAAAGGTATTGATATATGCTAAAATTGATATTTTACAAATATGATTAACAACACTAACTTTACAAAAAAATTAAAGCAATGAATAAAGATTATTCGCATAAAGCAACAAATGAAGAAATCAAAACAAGGTTTGACAATGATGTAGAACGTTTCTCGAACTTAGAAAGCGGTCAGCAAACCACCATCGATGCGCCACTTACCATGGAGCTTTGCACCGGAGCGGCCAAATATATTAATCCAAACGCGAAAGAACTGTTGGATATTGGATGTGGTGCGGGTAATTATACATTAAAAATGCTCAGCAAAATCCCAAACCTTAACTGTACCCTTAACGACTTGAGTTTACCGATGCTGGAACGCGCAAGTGGTAGGGTATCGGCACAAACTACCGGAGTAGTAACCGTTATACAGGACGATATGCGCAACCTTAATTTACCAGATAACCATTTTGATATTGTACTGGCCGCAGCAACATTTCATCATTTGCGTACTGATGCCGATTGGGAACTTGTTTTTACTAAAGTTTACCAGGCCTTAAAACCCGGCGGCAGTATCTGGATTTCAGACCTCATTGCCCACGATTCTGTATTGATCGATAATCTTTTTCAGGATCAATATGGAGCCTATCTTGAAACACTTGGTGATGAAGCATATAAACAGAAGGTATTTGACTATATTGAATATGAAGATACCCCCCGTTCTTTAAACTATCAGCTGGCATTACTGCAAAAAGTTGGGTTTAACGTTACTGAGATACTACATAAAAACTCTTATTTTGCAGCATTTGGAGCGATAAAATAAAAAATTTTGCCTGGTGGTATGGCAACTACTACCAGGCAAAATCTCCACTAAGATTAATGAATAGCAAGAATAATTCTATTTTAGCAAAAAAAGAATCCAGGGTTTATTTTTAAAAATGATTTAATTGACCCACCTACCACATTATGGGTAGCCAGGATTAAAACCTTTACTTAATACAGTTAATTCATCTTGATTGATCAGATTAGGATCTTCGAACTGTCGCTTTAAAAAGTTAA
Proteins encoded in this region:
- a CDS encoding LysR family transcriptional regulator, with amino-acid sequence MELRHLLYFKTVAEELHFTKAATKLFISQPPLSRQIKQLEEELGVQLFVRNNKRVALTNAGKYFKSEVDAMFDKLEESKEVVRKINGGVSGELKIGYISSVYQSHLAEILKLMHQEFPYLKTSLFEVPTLTQIKALEQGSLDVGILRAPVLSEKLKVESLFFDPFVVVIPLTDQKNDRQQKLADFLKKSPFIFFNKDFAPQYNQKLIEICQRMGFSPDITHEANNVHSILQLVEAGLGVSILPLSLKKQYVHLKVSFVEFDAIPVHTEVVLAYKESNKSPALTWFIKHYT
- a CDS encoding class I SAM-dependent methyltransferase, with the translated sequence MNKDYSHKATNEEIKTRFDNDVERFSNLESGQQTTIDAPLTMELCTGAAKYINPNAKELLDIGCGAGNYTLKMLSKIPNLNCTLNDLSLPMLERASGRVSAQTTGVVTVIQDDMRNLNLPDNHFDIVLAAATFHHLRTDADWELVFTKVYQALKPGGSIWISDLIAHDSVLIDNLFQDQYGAYLETLGDEAYKQKVFDYIEYEDTPRSLNYQLALLQKVGFNVTEILHKNSYFAAFGAIK